The sequence GTGCACCTCGGCGGAGATGCCCAGCGAGCTCGCGAGGAAGTCGGCGGCCACCTGCGCCTCGGGCACACGCTCCAGGCGGGCGCGGGCATTGAGCTTCACCATCTGTGCCTCGGACAGACGGCCACCCAGGCGAAGCATGGCGGCCAACGCCTCCGGGGCTCGTGATTCGAGGTCCGCGCGATAGAGCAGCACGGCGTCGTACACGGGGAAGTGGTGCAGGTCGTCCTCCAGGACGCGCAGCCCATACGCGGCGATCTCCGCGTCGGTGGAGTACAGGTCCGTCACCTGGATGGCCCCGCTCTCCAGGCCGCGATACGCGAGGTCATGGTCCAGCCCGCGCACGTCCTTCTGCGGGAGCCGGTAGCGGTCTCTCAGGGCGGGCCAGCCATCGGCGCGGTCCATGAACTCATTGCTGAAGCCGAAGCGCAGCTCAGGGTGCGCGAGCAGGTCCGAGATGCGGCGGATGCCCAGCTTCTCGGCCTCGGCCTCCTTCATGCCGAGGGCGTAGGTGTTGTTGAAACCCAGTGGCGCGCTCAAGCGCAGACCTTCCGCAGCCAGTGCCGTCCTCAAGGCGCCGTCGTCCGCGAGGTTGCGACCGGACAGCAATTCCTGACGGAGCGTGCCGGTGTACTCGGGATAGATGTCCAGCTCGCCCCGGCGAAGGGCTTCCCAGAGCACGGTGGTGCCGCCCAGTTCGCGCCGGTGCTCCACCCGCGCGCCTGTACTCCTCGCGAGCTGCGTCACCATCTCCCCGAGGATGACGGACTCGGTGAACTTCTTGGAGCCCACGCGCACGGTTGGCTCGCTGTCACCGGAATGCTGCGCATCACCGCCGCCGCACGCGACGAGCAACAGCACGAAGAGACAAATCGAAGTCCTCACGCTGCCGCCCCTCCTCCGGGCACGGGCCGCTGTGCCTGGATGAAGCGCGTGACGAACGGGTCCGCCGGACGCGACTCCAGGTCTGCGAGCCCACCCTGCTGCACCACGCGCCCATCGCGCATGAGGAGGATGTCATCCCCGAGGAATCCCGCCTCCGCCAGGTCATGCGTCACCAACACCACCGTCTTGCGAAGCCGAGCGAAGATGGCGCGCAAATCCGTCTGCAATTCATGCCGTACCAGCGGGTCCAACGCGCCCAGCGGCTCATCGAGCAACAGCACATCCGGGTCCAACATCAGCGCGCGCATCAATGCCACACGCTGCCGCTGTCCCCCGGAAAGCTGCGCGGGATACCGAGCCAGCGCATCCGCCGGAAACCGCGTGAGCTCCACCAACTCGGCCAGCCGTTCACGCGTACGCGAGGACGCCCAACGCAGGTGATGAGCCATGAGCGTGACGTTCTCCTCCCCCGTCAGGTGAGGAAACAATCCGCCCCCCTGAAGCGCATAGCCCACACGGTGCCGCACGGCGAGCAGCGCGTCCCCCTCCGAGGGCAGTGGCTTCCCATCGAACAACACGCGCCCCGTATCCGGACGAAGCAAGCCATTGAGCAGCCGCACCATCGTGGACTTGCCACAGCCGCTCGGGCCGAGCAGCACCGTGGTGCGCCCCGTGGGCAGACGCAGGCTCAGCGGTTGCAGTGCCTGAGTGGAACCAAAGCGCTTGGACACATCCTGCAGTTCGTACACGCGGAGCTCGAAGTCAGGGCAGGGTGAAGGCGCCGTTGCACGCGGCGGGGAACGGAGCCTCGGAGGCCAGGAAGCTGCACGAAGCAAACAGGGCACGGTCCTCCCACTCCACCGCGGCGGCCCACACCACCAGCGGGCCATGCGCGGTGGGCGCGGTGAAGCGCGAGCAGCGCGCGTTCAGATTCTCCAGACGACACGCCACCTCCTCCACTGGCCCCGCGCCCGGCAGTGCGTCCGCCAACTCCGCCACGCCCTGGTCCCTCCAGCGCGCCGTCACACTCGTTCGCGCGGGCATGTACACATTCCACGTGAAGGACGCGTCCCCGCAGCCGATGCGCCCCGCACGAGTGGTGGACACAGCGAGCTGACAACCCCGAGGAACGGCCAGCGCGCGCCACGGCAGGCGAGGCGGCTGCACCAGCGCATCCGAATCCAAGACATCCCCCTCGGGATTGCCATGCGACGCCGTGTACTCGAGCAACTCCAGACACCGCGCCAGCAGGGGCCGCGTGTTCCCCCGCGTGACACACCCGAGCCCCCGCAAGCGCTCCGCCCTCGGAGTCACCGCGACGGCATAGCCCCCAGCGCGGCACTCCGCCTGGACATCCCTGCACGCGGCGAAGCGGATGGAGGGCCACGAGCCTCCCGCGAGCGGCAACTCTCCCCTCACCTCCACCACGCCCGGCCCGTAGCGCCCCGTGACACGCTCACGGGTCCGCTGGAGCATGCCGTCGAGGCTCCCGCCCTTCGCCTCCGCCATCCACACCGTCACGTCGCCACAACGGTACGTGCGCGAGTCCGCGCTGTCGGGCACGGACGTGCAGCCTTCGAATAGCGCGCGGGCCTCGGGAACGAAGGGGCCCACGGGCGTGGTGCCCGTGGGAGACACAGGAGGCACCTTCGGCGTGGGCGCCGTGCACGCGCACAGCACGCCCAACAGGTACGCCGGCAGCAGCCACGCAGCGGTCCTCATAGGCCACCGGGATTAGGCGGCACCACGAGCCACGTCAACCCCAGGCCCGCCTGCTCCAGGTACACTGCCGACAGGGGGACACACGATGTGGGACGCAGGACGGTGGGTGGGGGAAAGCGATGAGGCGCTGTTCGCGACGGTGCGCTACGACCCCGCGCTCAACACCAGCATCCGTGAATGCGCTCATGCCGCGCTCGGACAGCTCCGCTTCGAGAACGACAAGGACCCCTCCTGGCGCGACATCGACGTGCGCGAGCAGCGAACCATCGAGGTGCTTCGGCGCCTTCGCGACGCGAACGGGCCCTGCGCTGCCGGGCTCCGCAAGCAGATCCGCGCCCTGAGCGTGGACACGTGGCCGCGCCTGGGCGGCCCCTTCGATGTCCGCTGGCTCACGGGCCTGACAGAGCTCGAGCGCGTCGTGGTGTACTCGCACACCGGCATCGTCGGCGCATCAGCCCTCGCGGAGCTGCCCGCGCTGCGCCATGCAGCCCTCCTCGCAAGAGGGCGGGACAGACTCCGAGACCTCGACGGAATCTCGCGAAGCCGAAGCCTGGAGTCGCTCCAGCTCAGCTCTGGCAACCTCGGCGACCTTCGCGCGCTGTCCGGGATGGAGACGCTCCGGAAGCTGAACGTCTTCACGAGTCAGCCCCTCTCCCTTCGGGGTCTCGAAGACCTTCCCATCGAGGAACTGGAGCTCTGGCTTTCCAACGGGGTCAACGACCTCTCGGCGCTTCCGACGCTCCGCTCGCTGCGCTCCCTCTCCCTGCGCGGAGGAATCTCCGTCACGGATGCCAGGGTCATCGCGAGATGCCGCATCCCCATACTGCGCATGCCCCTCCTCGGGTTGACTCCAGACCTCAAGCCCATCGCCGCGCTCCCAGACACCGAGGAGCTCGAGTTCGAGGCCTACTCACTGGACGTGACGTCCACTCGGGCGGGACGGCTTCCCATGACGTCGCTCGAGCTCCAATACCTCAATGACGAGGGACTTCGCCGACTGGCGCACGCGCCTCGACTGAGAACCCTCCGAATCCACGAACTGACGGCGACCGACCTCGCCCCCATCGCGGACCTTCCTGAGCTTCGCGGGCTCCGCTTCAACATCGCCCGGAAGCTTCGCTCGCTCGACCGGGTGCCGAGCGCCGCCTTCCTCGACGACCCACGCGTACCGGACGGCCCCAACCGGCTGGTGCTACAGAGCGCTCCGCTCATCTCCATCCGGCAGCTCGGCAACCTGCGAGGCGTGGAGCATCTCGACCTCCGCAACTGCACCGAGCTCACATCCCTGTGGGGCCTGGAGGGAATGAACGAGCTGCGGTCCATCGACCTGCGCGAGTGTCCCGGGCTCGTGGACATGACCTCACTCGAAGCACTCCCCGCGCTGCGCGCGGTCCTCGTCAATCACCGGGGCCCGACGGAACCCTTTCCGTCCAGCATCTGGCCGCGCGTGGTCCGGGACAACCTGCGCGGGTTCGCCCGGCGGCTGCACCGGGGTGAGGTGGAAGCGCCGGACACGTAGCTGCCACTCACGCCGCCACGGCCTCGGTAATGCTGAGCGCGGCCGGCGTGTGCACGACGCGCGACAGCTTCAGCCCCGCCTGGGCGAAGAGCTTCGCGAACTCCTCCTCCGTGCGCTCGCGTCCCGGCAGCGACGCCATCATCATCACGTCCAGCACCTTGCCCCCGTGCGGCCCGTTCCCACGCGGAATCACCGTGTCCACCACCAGCACACGCCCACCCGGCGCCATGGCCGCGCGGCAGTTGCGCAGGATGCGAACACAGACGTCATCACTCCAGTCGTGGAGGATGCGCTTGAGCACATACGCATCCGCGCCCGAGGGCACCGACTCGAAGAAGTCCCCTTCCACCAATTCGCACCGGTCCGCGAAGCCCGCCTGGGCAATCCGCGCCTCGTCGAGCACATGCCGGTGGTCGAACAACACACCACGCACCGTGGAGGTCGCCTTGAGCACTTCAATCAGGAAGCCGCCGTGCCCGCCGCCCACGTCCACCACGCGAGACAGCGGCGTGAAGTCATAGCTCCCGGCGATGGCGCCATTCTCCAGGTCGGAGAGGCTGGACATGCCCCGGTGGAAGACGGCGCCCTGCGTGGCGTCGCTCGCGAGGTAGTCGAAGAAGGGCTCGCCGAAGATGCGGTCGAAGGGGTTCTTCCCCGTGCGCACCGTCTCCACGAGCTCACCGGTGGGCGCCCAGAAAATCTTCTGCGTCAGCATCAACACCGCGCTGCGCAGCGAGCCCGGCACGTCCGAGCGCAGGTACTCCGCGGCGGGCGTGAGCGAGAAGCGCCCGGCTTCGTCCTCCTGGAACACGCCCGCGCTCGCGAGCAGGCGGAGCACGCGGTACAGCGACTGCGCGTCCGCCTTCAACTCCTCCGCGAGCAGCGCCGCGCTCTTCGGTCCCTGCACGAGCCGGTCGGCCACTCCCAATTCCGCCGCCGTGGACAGCGCGCCGGAGAGGATGAAGCCAAAGCCCAGGTCGACAATCTGCTGCGCCGGATGGACGGTCGGTGAGGTCATGCCTCACATCCTGCGCCCAGGCCCGGGTGCGCGGTCAATATGAGCGCACACCCGGCGTGAACAACACCTGCCGCACGGCGTCGGACGCCGCCCTCGCTCAATCCACGACCTTCTCCAATTGCTTCCCGCGCTCCAGGTTCTGGTCGATGAGGTTGTTGGTGTGATTGAGCAGCAGGCCAAACGTCGCGTCGGCACGGTAGGTGTCGAGCCCGTCGCCCACCAATTCCTGTCCATCCTTCTGGTCATCGACGACGCGCGAGAGGAAGGCCTTGTCGAAGTCCTTGCCTTCCTTGCCCTGCAATTCACCCACGTCCTTCTTCGCGTCCTCGATGGCCTTGTCGAGCCGCTTGTCCACGCCGACCTTGCGCTCGTCGTAGCCCTTCTGGACGCCCGCGCTCCCGGAGCCGCCCGTGCCCTGCGCGTTCGTGGTGGACAGGTCCACCGCCGCCACCTCGACGCGCTTGCTCTGCGCCCACGTCTCCAGGTCCTTCAGATGCTTCTGGTGGTCCTCCAGCAGCTTCTTCGCGTACTGGCGCACCTGCGGGTCCTGGGAGTGCTCCAGCGCCAGCTTCGCGAGCGAAATCTGCTTCGCGTCGAAGACGACGAGCTGCCCCACGTACTCCTCGCGGTCCGCCGCGGCCTCGCCAATCTGGCGCTCCCGCTTCTCCGCGTCCTCCGCGTGCGCCACGCACCCGACCAGCAGGCCGACCAACAGCGCGGCGGAGAGGCCCGCCACGCCAACGCTGCTACGCACTCCAGCCATGTCCACCTCCAGACGAAGCCATGCCCGAAGGTGGGCGCCACCGTGAGCCACCGCAAACGCGCTCGCGCCTGTTCGCGCCTCCCCTCGGGACGTGGACGCATGGGCACTCAGACCGGCGGTCCTACCGCCCGCCTTCCTGCCCGGAGGGAAGCGCCGCCCTCCGCCCGCTGTCCCTCCCAGGAGCACTCCCCGCACCCGTACGTTCCGCTTGACCGGACGCCGGTCGCGTATGAATACTCCATCCGGATGAACGGATTGAGTCTCCACCACCCATGAGCACCGCTGCCCCCGCCATATTGGGCTGGATGACGTCGCTGGCCGACCCCACCCGCGTGCGCCTGTTGCGGCTGGTGGAGCGGCACGAGCTGACGGTGGTGGAGCTGTGCACGGTGCTCCAGCTCCCCCAGTCCACGGTGAGCCGGCACCTCAAGGTGCTCGCGGATGACGGCTGGGTGGAGTGGCGCCCCGAGGGCACCAGCCGCCTGTACCACATGGCGGATGGACTGCCCCCCGCGGCGAAGCGGCTGTGGACGCTCACGCGCGAGCAGATGTCCCAGGCGCTCGCGGCCGAGCAGGACGACCAGCGGCTCGCCCCCGTGCTCGCCGAGCGGCAGAGCCGCAGCCAGGCCTTCTTCTCCACCGCCGCCGGCAAGTGGGACAAGCTCCGCCGCGAGCTCTTCGGCGAGCGCTTCGACGTGCTCGGCCTCCTCGCCCTCTTCGACTCCACGTGGCGCGTGGGGGATTTGGGCTGCGGCACCGGCCAGACGTCGGAGATGCTGGCGCCCTACGTGAGGAAGGTCATCGCCGTGGAGTCCTCCGCCGCCATGTTCAAGGCGGCGAAGACGCGGCTGGGCGATTTGGACAACGTGGAGTTGCACCGAGGGGATTTGCACGCGCTCCCCGTGGATGACGGCACGCTGGACGTGGCCCTGCTGCACCTGGTGCTGCACCACGTGGCGGAGCCGCCGGCCGTGCTCGCGGAGGCGGCGCGCGCGCTCGTCCCCGGCGGCCGCATCCTGCTCATCGACATGCAGCGGCACGAGCGCCGCGAGTACCAGCAACAGATGGGACACGTCTGGCTGGGCTTCGAGCCGGAGCAGCTCACCGGCTGGCTGAAGGACGCGGGCTTCACCGACGTCCGCGTGCACCCCCTCCCCGCGGAGCCCGCCGCCAAGGGCCCCGCACTGCTGTCCGCCGTCGCGGTCCGCAGGAAGTGAAGCAGCGCCTTTTGAACCCGTAGCTTTTCCCTGGAGTCGATGATGAGCACTGCGCTGAAGACGAAGTCGGAGACGCGGCCGGCCTTCAAGGTGAAGGACCTCAGCCTGGCTGAGTGGGGCCGCAAGGAAATCATGCTGGCCGAGGACGAGATGCCCGGCCTGATGGCGCTACGCGCCCGCCATGGACAGACGAAGCCCCTCAAGGGCCTCAAGGTCATGGGCTCGCTGCACATGACGGTGCAGACGGCGGTCCTCATCGAGACGCTGTCCATCATGGGCGCGGACGTGCGCTGGTGCTCCTGCAACATCTTCTCCACGCAGGACCACGCGGCCGCCGCCGTGGTGGTGGGCCGTCCCGAGACGGGCGGCACCGTGGAGAACCCCAAGGGCACGCCCGTGTTCGCCTGGAAGGGTGAGAACCTGGAGGAGTACTGGTGGTGCACGGAGCAGGCGCTCATCTGGCCCGACGGCTCCGGCCCGGACCAGATTGTGGACGACGGCGGTGACGCCACCCTGCTCTTGCACAAGGGCCTGGAGTTCGAGAAGGCCGGCAAGGTTCCGGACTTCAACGCCGCCTCCGAGCCCGAGGAGTGGGGCGTCATCCTCGGCCTGCTCAAGGACATGCTGAAGCGCGACGCGCAGCTCTGGCAGCGCGTGGCCCCCAAGGTGCGCGGCGTGAGCGAGGAGACCACCACGGGCGTGCACCGTCTGTATGACATGCAGAAGGCCGGCACCCTGCTGTTCCCCGCCATCAACGTCAACGACAGCGTCACCAAGAGCAAGTTCGACAACCTGTATGGCTGCCGTCACTCGCTGGTGGACGGCCTCAACCGCGCCACGGACGTGATGCTGTCCGGCAAGGTCGCCGTCGTCTTCGGCTACGGCGACGTGGGCAAGGGCTGCGCCCAGGCGTTCAAGGGCCAGGGCGCGCGCGTCATCATCGCGGAAATCGACCCCATCTGCGCCCTGCAGGCCGCCATGGAGGGCTACCAGGTCGACACCATGGACAACTGGGTGGGCAAGGCGGACATCTTCATCACCGCCACCGGCAACCGCGACATCGTCACCGCCGAGCACATGTCCAAGATGAAGGACAAGGCCATCGTCGCGAACATCGGCCACTTCGATAACGAAATCGACATGGCCGGCCTGAAGAAGGTGCCGGGCATCAAGCACACCAACATCAAGCCGCAGTACGACATGTGGACCTTCCCCAGCGGGAAGAGCGTGCTCATCCTCGCCGAGGGCCGCCTCTTCAACCTGGGCTGCGCCACCGGCCACCCCAGCTTCGTGATGTCCACCAGCTTCACCAACCAGTGCCTCGCGCAGCTGGAATTGGCCACCAACCTCAAGGCCTACGAGAAGAAGGTCTACACGCTGCCCAAGAAGCTCGACGAGGAGGTGGCGCGTCTGCACCTCGAGAAGCTGGGCGTGAAGCTGACCAAGCTCTCCCCCGACCAGGCCTCGTACATCGGCGTGCCCGTCGAGGGCCCCTTCAAGCCGGACCACTACCGCTACTGATTCCTCGCTGAGTTTGTAGCAACAGGGTTGTCAGGAAGGCCCGGGCACCGACGTAGGGTGCCCGGGCCTTCGTGCGTTTGAAGTCAGCAATAACCAGACACCCGTGCATTCACTGTTCGGCTACGTGCTTCCCCCGATGGGAGTCTTTCGACCCGCCCCATGCAACCCAGACCCACCCAAAATCATACGGTGAGCGCAATTCCAGCCATCACCGGGGTCTGTCTTGACATAAGTCGAATGTGTAAAGGATAAAGTTCCGCTATCAGAGGAGGGGGAGTGAACTGTCAGAACCATGAAGCCATTGCGGCGGCCGCGACGTGCGGCGGCTGCGCCGAGGCGTTTTGTGAGAACTGCCTCGTGCCAATGGGCGCCACGCGCTACTGCGGCGGTTGTAAGACGATGGCAGTGCCCGCGTCCGCGCTGACGATTACGCGCGAGTCGGAAGAGGCCAACCGGGCCCTGAAGCTGGCCTTCCTCGGCATCTTCTGCTTCGGCTTCATCGTGGCCCCCATGGCCATCAGCGCCGCGCTCAACGCGCGCAGGGAAATCGCCGGGGACCGCACCATCGGTGGGCTGGGCAAGGCCAACGCCGCGCTGGTCATCGCTCCGGCGGTGCTCATCGTCTCGGTCGTCGGTCTCATCTTGCGCGTGAAGGGAATCGGGCGATGACCATGAGCTCTCCTGCCGGGCAGTACAGCCCCGACGCCGTGGCCAATTCCTGCCGCAACCACCCCTCGGTGGCGAGCCGCGAGGCCTGCACCCGCTGCGGCGAGTCGTACTGCGGCGTCTGTCTCTTCACCCTCGCCTCGGGCGCCGTCTGCCCGGCGTGCATCATGCGGCCGGGTATCGGTGGCTCCAACGGGGCGCTGATGCATGGCCTCGGCGGCCTGGGGCTCGCGCTGGTGGGCATGGTCCTGATGGGCGCCATGATGCTGGCCCCGGTGGTGACCGGCGAGGAACTGAAGGAGCCCTTCGCCACCATCGTGGGCATGGCGGCCATGCTCACGTCCTTCGGCGGCGTGTCGCTGTCCTTCGTCGCAAGGGATTTGGCCCGGGGGACGAATGCGACGCTGCCGATGGTGGGCATCGTCGCCAACACGCTGCTGACAATCCTCCTTGTGCTGCTCTCGGTTGTCGGCGCCTTCATGTCGTAGCCCGCTGTCCACACGTGGAGTCGAACCGATGGGAATGATGACGGTCGAGGTGTGGGACGCGACGGGGGCCAAGCGCCAGCAGGTGGAGCTGCCGGATGACGCCCCGGTGAACCGCGTGCTGGTGGTGCTGGTGGAGAAGATGCGCCTGCCGCGCCAGAGCCCGGACGGGCAGCCCATGAGCTACAAGTTCCACCACAAGAGCAGCGGCATGCAGCTGCTCGACACCCAGACGCTCGCGGATGCGAAGGTGCAGCCGGGTGACGTGCTCCGCCTGCAGCCGGAAATCACGGCCGGAGCGTGGACGCCGTGAAGGTGGAGCTGAGCGAGGGGCGCTTCAGCCGCTTCGAGCTGATTGAGTGGTGGGACCAGCAGAAGCTCGCCCGCGCGCGCGTGCTGGTCGCGGGCGCGGGCGCCCTGGGCAACGAGGTGCTGAAGAACCTCGCGTTGCTGGGCGTGGGCCAGGTGGTGGTGGTGGACATGGACGTGGTGGAGACGTCAAACCTCTCACGCTCGCCGCTGTTCCGTCCCGCCGACGCGGGCCGGGCCAAGGTGGACGCGGTGGCGGAGGGCGCTCGCGCCATCTACCCCGACCTGAAGGTCCGCCCGCTGCGCGCCAACGTCGTGCACGATTTGGGGCTCGGGCTGTTCCGCTGGGCGGACGTGGTGATTGGCGCGCTGGACAACCGCGAGGCGCGCCTGTCCATCAACCGCAACTGCTACCGCGTGGGCCGCGCGTGGATTGACGGCGCCATCGAAGTGCTCTCGGGCGTGGCCCGCCTGTTCGCTCCGCCCGAGGGGCCCTGCTACGAGTGCACCATGAGCGAGCAGGACTGGCGCCTGTTGGAGCGGCGCCGCTCGTGCAGCCTGCTCAACCGGCAGTTGGAGGAGATTGGCAAGGTGCCGACGACGCCCACCACGGCGTCCATCGTCGCCGCCATCCAGTGCCAGGAGGCGGTGAAGCTGCTCCATGGCCAGCCCACGCTCGACGGCGCGGGCTATGTCTTCGACGGGCTGACGCACCAGTCGTATGTCACGCGCTACCAGCGCAACCCGGACTGCCTGAGCCATGACCCGCTCCCGCGACTGGAGCAGGTGCAGCGCTCCGCGTCGGACGTGAAGGCCGGCGAGGCGCTGGGCTGGGCGCGCGAGGCGCTCGGCCCCGGCGCGGTGCTGGAGTTCGGGCGCGAGCTGCTCCAGGGGCTGGACTGCCCGGGGTGCGGCCGCGAGGAGCGCGTGTTCCGTCCGCTCTCGCAGGTGACGGAGGCGGATGGCGCGTGCCCGGCGTGCGGGACGCGCCGCGCGCCCAGGCTGTTCCACGGCCTGCGCGGCGACGAGGACTTCCTGGGCCTCACGCTGGCGGAGCTCGGGCTGCCGGCCTGGGACGTCGTCCTGGGCCGCCAGGGAGAGCGCGTGGTGGGGTTCGAGCTGAGTGGGGACCGGGCGCGGGTGCTCGGAGATTTGGAGACGGGGGGCGTATGAGCAAGGCAGCCAAGGCCGAGAAGACGCAGCAGCCCGCGCGAGCCTTTCCCGGGGGTGACGTCGCGCCCACGCCGGGGGAGCTGCGCATCGCGGTGGAGAAGCAGCCCTACGCGCAAATCATCGGCCACGCCGTGCTGGAGCCGGACGTGGAGGTGTGCGGCGTGCTGGTGGGGCGCCTGCTGGAGGACGCGCGCGGCCCGTACCTGAGCATCACCGCCGTCATCCGCGGCGAGGCCGCCAAGCAGCAGGGCGCGCAAGTGACGTTCACCCACGACACCTGGAATCACATCCACAAGGAGATGGATGCGAAGTACCCCGACGAGCAGATTGTCGGCTGGTACCACACGCACGGCGGGTTCGGCATCTTCCTGTCGGACATGGACACGTTCATCCACCGCAACTTCTTCTCGCAGCCGCACCAGGTGGCGTACGTGTATGACCCGCTCGCGGGCACCGAGGGCTTCTTCCACGGGATGTCCGGTGAGCTGAAGCAGGTGCAGCGCTACTGGCTGGCCGGACGCGAGCGCAAGCCGCTGGGTGCCGCCGTAACGCCGGCCTCCTCGTCCGAGGGCGGCGGCGGAGACCTCGCGAGCGCGGTGAATGCACTGACCCGGGCGGCCGCGGCGCTGCAGGCCTCGGCGAACAAGCCCTCGAAGGAGCTGCTGCCCATTCCCATGTGGGCCGTCGCGGCCGCGGTGCTGCTGCTGGCCGGCTACACGTACCTGAGTGGTGGCCTGTCCGGCCGTGGGGCCGAGGGTGCGCGACGCTCGCAAACCATGCTCGTGTTGGACCAGGACCCCGCGACGGGTACTGCGGTGGGGCTCGAGGTCGTCCAGCTCGCGCCGGAACGCGGTGACGTCTTGAGGGACCGCAACGGCGAGCTCTACGTGGGCGTTCCGCTCCGGCAGGCCGACGGCCGTCCGGCCTCGCTGCTCAATGTGTTGCAGGGCTCGAGTGGAGCCAGTGCACCGGAGGCGACGGCGCCCAAGCCGGCCCCCACTCCGCCGGCCACGCCGCCCGGTGTGCACTCCGGAGCGCAGGCCTCCATGTCGCGGGTGCAGGTGCTGCTGGTGGCGGGCGGCACGGTGCTCGCGCTCGTGCTCTCCGTGGTGGGCGTGCTCTTCCTCCGGCGCCGCCACGCCGGCAATGCCCGCATGAAGGTGGGAGGTGCACCATGACGGGTGCAGCCGAGAAGATTGTCATTGCGCCCGAGGAGCTCGCGTCGCCCGAGGTGGACGAGGCGCTCTCGCGGCAGCTCTCGTTCGGCATGGCGCCGGCGCCCGAGCGCGTGGAGGACAAGCGCACCGGCTTCTTCTACCGCGCGTATGTCGCGCTCTCGCTGGCGGGCCTGCTGGGCGGACTGTGCGG comes from Pyxidicoccus parkwaysis and encodes:
- a CDS encoding Mov34/MPN/PAD-1 family protein gives rise to the protein MSKAAKAEKTQQPARAFPGGDVAPTPGELRIAVEKQPYAQIIGHAVLEPDVEVCGVLVGRLLEDARGPYLSITAVIRGEAAKQQGAQVTFTHDTWNHIHKEMDAKYPDEQIVGWYHTHGGFGIFLSDMDTFIHRNFFSQPHQVAYVYDPLAGTEGFFHGMSGELKQVQRYWLAGRERKPLGAAVTPASSSEGGGGDLASAVNALTRAAAALQASANKPSKELLPIPMWAVAAAVLLLAGYTYLSGGLSGRGAEGARRSQTMLVLDQDPATGTAVGLEVVQLAPERGDVLRDRNGELYVGVPLRQADGRPASLLNVLQGSSGASAPEATAPKPAPTPPATPPGVHSGAQASMSRVQVLLVAGGTVLALVLSVVGVLFLRRRHAGNARMKVGGAP